The DNA sequence GCGTGGCCTTCGATTTGCTGCGGGATGTGAGCCAGGGCTACGAGGCCTGGTTCGTGGATTGCCCGAAATTTTTCAGCCGACCGGGGCTCTACGGCGAGGACGGGGTCGATTACCCCGACAACGCCGCCCGCTTCGCCTTTTTCGCCAAGGCGATTTTGGCCGCGGCCGAGGCGCTCAATTTCACCCCCGACGTCATCCACTGCCACGACTGGCAGACCGCGCTCGTCCCCCTGCTTCTAAAGAATAGCGGCCGCCCGTTCTCTTCCGGCACCCTCTTCACCATCCACAACTTGGCCTACATGGGCAACTTCCCTCCCGGCGAGGCGCTGCCCTTGATCGGCCTGGACGACGGGGTGTTCGCCGCCGAGGGCGGCCTCGAATACTACGGCAAGGTGAACTACCTCAAGGCCGGCCTGGTATCAGCCGATATTTTGACCACGGTGAGCGAGACCTACGCCCGTGAGATTCAGACGCCGGAGTTCGGCTACGGGCTGGAGGGGGTGCTGCGGTCCCGCTCCGCCGACCTCTTCGGCGTCTTGAACGGGATAGACTACGAAATCTGGAATCCCGCCGTGGACGCCGACCTCGTCGCCCGCTACTCGGCCGAAGACCCCGGCGGCAAGACACTGTGCAAGGCCGACCTTCAGCGGGAGTACGGCCTGCCCGAGCGGGCGGACGTACCGCTCTTCGGCATGGTAACCCGCCTGGCCGACCAGAAGGGGCTGGACCTCTTCGAGAAGGTGGCCGAAGACTTCTTCGCGAGGGAGCTGCAATTCGTCCTCCTGGGGACGGGCGACCCGAAGTACCACGCGCTCTTCGGCGACCTGGCCGCGCGGTATCCGGAAAAGTGCGGCGTGCGGCTGGCCTACGACGCGGCCCTGGCCCAGCGCATCTACGCCGGGGCAGATCTTTTCCTCATGCCGAGCCGCTACGAGCCCTGCGGATTGGGTCAGCTCATCGCCCTGGCTTACGGGACCCTGCCTTTGGTCCGGGCCACGGGGGGGTTGGCCGACACCATCCGGGAGGGGGAGAACGGCTTCGCATTCACGGACTACGTGCCGTCGGCCCTTTTCGACGCGACCCGGCGCTCCCTGGCGGCTTTTTCCACCAGGGAAACCTGGGGCGGGCTGGTCCGGCGGGCCTTCGCCTCCCGGTACCCCTGGTCCCGCTCGGCGGAGAGGTACGTCGAGCTTTTCGATAGAACCTTGACAGAGAGGCGCCGGGGCTAGTCCCCGCTGGACTTGACCCCGGGGTTGTGTTACTATGCGCGAGGCGGCGTGAAAGTCGCCCGCTTCGACCCGGGTGGTCGGGATGAACCGGGCCGTTGAGATACATGACGCCGTCGTCGAACTGCTGCAACCGCTTTTGGTCATTGAGGGGCTCATTCTGGTCGAGTGCACGGTCGCTCTCAGCCGGGGCTCCCTGAAGCTGGACCTGGCGGTGGACCGCGACGGGGCGCCGGCGGATGGTGTACACGGCCTTGTCGTGGGTGAATACTCACGCCTGACCCGCTACATCTTGACCGTGCTCGAGGCCGAGATGCCCGAGTTGGGCGAGATTCAGTTGACGGTAGGCGAAGAGGGCCAAGAAACGGTAGGCCTCTCCGAGAATGGATTACGACTTCATCCAAGCCCTGGAAGCCATCGCCAGGAACAAGGGCATCGAGCAGGACATCCTCTACGACGCGCTGGAGGCTGGCCTTCTGGCCGCCGGTCGGCGCCGGTTCGGCGAGCACGCCGTCATATCGTCCCAGGTGGACCTGGACGAGGGGAAGGTCCTGGTCTGGTTGACCAAGAAGGTAGTGCGCAGGGTCAAGGACCACATCACGGAGATTTCGCAGAAGGACGCGCGGTACCTGGCCGGCGCCGAGGTGGTCATCGGCGACGAGCTGGACATCGAGGTGGACACCTCGGATTTCGGCCGCTCCGCCGCCCAGACCGCCAAACAGGTCGTCATGCAGCGCATCCGGGAGGCCGAGCGGGACACCATCTTCGACGAGTTCAAGCACCGCGAGGGGACCCTGATTAACGGCATCGTCCAGGGCGACTCCGCCGGCGGCATCGTCATTGACCTGGGGCGCACCGACGGCATCATGCCCTATTCCGAGCGCATCCCCCGCGAGCAGTACCGCAAGGGAGACCGCGTCAAGGCCTTCGTGCTCGAGGTGCGCAAGACCAACCGCAGCCCCCAAATCATCCTCTCCCGGCGCCACCCGGGCCTGGTGGAACAGCTCTTCGCCCAGGAGATTCCCGAGGTGGCCGACGGGACGGTGGTGATAGCCGCCATCGCCCGCGACGCCGGTTTCCGCACCAAGGTCGCCGTCCGCTCCACCGATCCCAACGTGGACGCCGTGGGCACCTGCGTGGGACTGCGCGGCTACCGCATCCAGTCCATCGTGCGCGAGCTGGACCAGGAACGGGTGGACCTCGTCCTGTGGGACCGGGACATGCTCCGCTTCGCCAAGCACTCTTTCAACCCGGTTGAGGTCCTGCGGGCCGAATACGACGAAATCAACGAACGGGTGCTCGTCGTCGTCCCCGATGAAAAGCTGTCGGTGGCCATCGGCAAGGGCGGGCGGAACATCAAGCTCGCCTCGCGGCTGGTCGGGGTCCGGATTGATGTGCGCAGCCCCGAGCAGTACGAGGAGGAGAAGACCGCCCTCTCGGCCCAGGAGGAGCAGGAGGAGGTCGTCGCCGACCTGACCTGTCTGCCCGGGGTCGGCGAGTCCACGGCGATGAACCTCTTCGCGGCCGGTTTCGACGGCGTGGAGACCGTGGCGGCGGCATCGGCGGAGAACCTCTCCAAGGCCAAGGGCATCGGGCCGAAGACGGCGGAGAAGCTCATCCTGGCCGCCAAGAAGCTCCTGGAGGAAGAGGGCTACTAAAAACCGCCCCGGATGTTTCCCGCATCCCGTTGTGCGACAAGAAGCACATGGTGCAAGAAGGTCATTAGAAAGCCATCCCGGATGTTTCACCGGGTAGACCGCAGCCTGTTGTGCGACAAGAATCTCCTGGAGGAAGAGGGCTACTGGAAATCGTCCCGGATGTTTCACCGTGAAGACCGCAGCCTGTTGTGCGACAATAAGCACATGGTGCGAGAGGGTTATTAGAAGGTTATGAGGGTTCACGAGCTGTCAACAGAGTTCGGCATCCCGTCAAAGCTCCTGATAGCCAGGATGCGCTCCCTGGGTATCGAGGTGTCCGGCCACATGTCGTCGGTCAACCCCGAGCAGGAGAAGTTGCTGCGCACGAAGTTCAAGGCGCAGGCGTTGGCCGACGGCTCCTTCGACAAACCGCTCCCTAAGGCTCGGCGGGAGAAGAAACCGACGACGCCGGAGGAGAAGGCCCGCGCCCGGGCCGAATCCGTGGGGACGAAGCGCACCGACGATAAACCCCGGGTCCGCGTCCGTCACCACCCCCAGGAGGAGGTCGTCCAGGTCGAGGGCGAGTCGGTCGAAGTGCGGGAAGTCGAGACTAAGGGCGAGATTGTCATCGCCTCCAAGGTCCACCTCAAAGGCGTCGCCAAGACCGGGGCGAGAAAAGCCGCCTCGACGATGGAAACGGAGACGCCCGTCGTGGAGACCAAGGAGGAAGTGGAGCGGCCCGTCACTTCCCCGGTGGTTCCCCGGCGCGATATCAAGCGGCCCGATTTCGAAACCCACGGGGAGGAAGAAGAGGACAAGCGCGGTGGTTCGCGGGTGCTCTACCGCCCCGAGACGCCGGTCGCCGCCGAGGACGTCGGCTTCACCGCCCCGGAGAAAAAGCCGCCCAAGACCGTCCGTCGCCGCCGTCGTCGCCGCCGCCGGAAATCCAGCTCGGTGATGATCCACGAGCTCCGCACCAGCCGCAAGACACGATCCAGGGCCAAGGGCGAGGCCAAGAAGGTCTCCATTTCGAGGCCCATCACCCCCATCGAGCTGGCCGACCTGCTCCACCTCTCGGTGGACGACATCCTGGCCAAGCTCGTCGAGCTGGGCGAGGAGTACGGGGCCATCGAGGAGATGGATGTCGTCACGGTGGCTACCCTGGTGGATGAGCTGGGCTTCGAGGCGGTGCTGCCCACCGACTTCGATGATGAGAGCAAACTGAAGCCGCGCCCGCCGATCGTCGCCGTGCTCGGTCACGTGGATCACGGCAAGACCACCCTTTTGGACTACATTCGCCAAACCGAGGTGGCCGCCGGGGAGGCGGGGGGCATCACCCAGCACATCGGCGCCTACCAGCCTTTACCGCAATGCGGGCCAGGGGTGCCGAAGTGACCGACATCGTCGTCCTGGTGGTTGCCGCCGACGACGGCGTCATGCCCCAGACCGTCGAGGCCATCAACCACGCCCGCGCCGCCGACGTCGAGATAGTCGTGGCCGTCACCAAGATGGACAAGCCCGAGGCCGACGCGGAAAAGGTGCGGCGCCAGCTTTCCAAGTACAACCTCGCCCCCGAGGACTGGGGCGGTCAGACCACTTTTTGCGAGGTGTCCGGCGTCACCGGCCAGGGCGTGGACCAGCTCCTGGAAAGCCTCGCCCTCCACGGCGAGATGCTGGAGCTCAGGGCGGACGAGAGTGCCAACCCCCAGGGCGTCGTGATTGAGACCCGTATAGATCGCGGCCGGGGCGGCGTCGGAACGATCATCATCACCGACGGAACTCTTAAAATCGGCCAGGCCTTCGTCTGCGGTACCCAGGCCGGCAAGGTCCGACTGATGGCCGACGACAAGGGCAAGCAGATACAGTCCATACCGCCCGGCACACCCGGCGAGATCCAGGGCTTCGACGGTCTCCCCGAGGCGGGTGATTCCCTCATCTCCGTCGCCGACGAGAAGATGGCCCGCGCCATCGCCTCCCTGCGACAGTCCGCCGGCCGTGAGGAGAAGCTTGAGAGCGTCAAACGCAAGACCCTGGCGGATTTTCTCAAGCCCGGAGGGATCGAGGAGGCGAGCAAGCTGCCCCTCATCATCAAGGGCGATGTGAACGGAACCGTGGAGGCCGTGCGGGATTCCATCGTCCGGTTCAACTGCGACGAGGTGGAAATCGAGGTCATTCACTCCGCGGTTGGGGGTGTGACGGAGGCGGATGTGCAGTTAGCCGCGGCCACCGGCGCGGTCGTCGTCGGCTTCAACGTGGTGCCCGATTCCAAGGCGGTGAATCTCGCCCAGCGGATGGAAGTGCAGGTAAAGCTCTTCAGGATAATCTACGAGCTTTTGGACGAGATAAAGGCCATGGTGAGCGGCATGCTCGCTCCGGAGATACGCGAGCAGGGGTTGGGGCAGGCGGAGGTCCGGGAGACGTTCCGCATCCCCAAGGTCGGCGTCATCGCCGGCTGTTACGTGACTTCGGGCAAGGTGAAGCGCAACGTCATGGCCCGGTTGGTCCGGGACGGGCGATTGGTTTACGAGGGCCGGCTTTCAAGCCTCCGGCGATTCAAGGAGGACGTGCGCGAGGTCGCGGAGGGCTACGAGTGCGGCATCGGCCTCGAGCGCTTCGACGACATTCACGTCGGGGACATGATAGATGTCTACGAGCTGATCGAGGAGGCACGCGTGCTCGCGTAACCCGGCCGGGAGGGTGGCTTAACGGGGCGGTTCGTTAATGCCGGGGACTGTCGCGTGAGCGCCTTCGACTGAATTCCGGGAGTACGGTTTAACGGGGCGATGGGTGGGGCTGCTCGTTTTGTTTCCATTAAACGCGGGTTCTTTTTTAGTGCGCGGTTCGCTCGAACCGCTTTTTTTATCGCCGCTCGGGTCCGGGGTGCCGTTCGACGGTAAAAAATCGCCCGAGGCGAAGCGGGTGTGATTCAGCAAGTTCTGATGGGGAAGGTTTATAAAAAAACCCGCCCGTGGACGAGGTCCTTCTGAGCCTAGTGGTGTACTCATCGGGCTCGGGCGCGTGCGAAAACCCCGCTCATGGGCGGGGTCTTTTAGAGCCTAATTGAATGATTCAACCGCACCCACGGACGGGGCGGGGTCCGGTTAACCGGTCGTTTCGGTCGTCACAAGCGCGGTGAGTGCAGCGCCGGCCAACGCATCCCTCGCGGCACTCACCAGCTCGGGGGGCGAATCGGCGGATTCGATTATCCGAGTCAAGTATGTCCGGCCGACGCCGGTGGGATCGGCGGCCAGGGAGCCCAGAACGGTGAGCCTCACGGCCAGACTCTGGTCCTCGGTGGCTATTTGGCCCCAGATTAAAGGCATGCGTTTGTCGGTCCAGCCCGCTATCCGCTGGGCCACCATAATCCGGATGGGCTCGTCGGCGGTGCTGAAAAGGTGGCGCAGGCGTGCCTGGTCCCCAATGTTGTCCATGGCGGCTATCATCAGGGGGGCGTCCTGGGGGAAGAGGTCGAGTTGTTCGGTGAACCGATCCATGACCTTGTCCCCCCCGATTCTGATCAGTATTGCGTAACCGAGCTGCCGTATCCCGGGGTCGTCGTTTTTCAGGTAAGGCTCGAAGGCTGTGTAGGCGGTGGGGCGCAACTGGGAGATGTTATCCAGCAGCCCTTGGCGCAGGTAGTCGTAAACCAGGGCCTTCTCGGCCAGGAGGGCGTAGGTATCGTTGGACGCTATCTCCCCGGTGATGGTCTGGGTTGCGAAGGCCCAGGCGGGGATTTCCTGCGGCTCCGTGGCCAACTCCTCGATCTGGCTCTCCGGAGTGCCGGTCAGCTCAGCGGCCAGGAGATCGATGCCCGCTTCGAAGGGCGTCAAGTGCGGGAGGCCGGGTTCAATGGTCAGTGTGCGGGTTGAGCCGAGCTCTTCCGTAAAAAATGCGAGTCCGCGTCCGCTTTCGTCGTTGAGGCGGGAGAGGCAGACTGCGGCGCCGTAGCGGACGCTGTCGTCTGCGTCCTTGAGATGCAGGGCGACCTCGTCGTCCATGCGTTTGTCACCCATGCGGGAGACAAAGTCGAGGGCGGCGACCTTTACCGGCGGCGAGGCGTCCGACTCGAGCACGTTCAGCACTGCATCAATGGTGTTTTTGTCACCTATGGCCAAGAGGGAGCCGATGGCGCTTTCCTGCACCCAGGGATTGGGGTCCTGGAGGGCCTGGCCCAGGAAACCCGTGGTGCGCATGTCGGCGAATATGCCGAGTACCTGGGCCGCGCCCCAGCGGACGTAGTCGGACCCGTCGTTTAGAAGCCCAACCGTGGGCATCACGCCGCGTGTGTGGCCGATGTTCCCCAGGCAGGCTACCCCGATGAGCCGTCGGCCGACGCTGGGATCCGCGAGCATGTCAATGAAGTAATTGATACCGGCGCGGTTGTCGAAGGAGGCCAGCATGGAGGCGGCCCGCATTTTAACGTTGTAGATCGCGTTGAGGCTCGAGGAAAGGTCGTCGAAGCTGGACTTGGTCTCCGTGTAGATCGTGTAATCGTCCTCTCCCCGCGCGACCAACGCCGCGAGCTCGGCGTCGTTGTCAAGGAAGTCGTAGCGTGCAGCGGCGTCGATGGCGGCTCTCACTATCTGGATATCGGGGTCACCGAAGAGCTCCACCAGCATGGGCGGTGCCGGGATCTCGGAGTTGCTCCGCATGGATAGGGCGTCAATCGCGATGAGGCGCGTCAGTTGGTCGTTGTCCGCCCCAAGGTAGGGCTGGAGCTCCCCGTAGTCGGCGATGGAAGCGACCGCATGGGTGACGGCGGGGATGAGGGTTTCGTCGGTGTTGGCGTATCTCAGCAGGCGGTCGAGGTCCTCGGCGCTCCCCAGGGACCCCACGGCGCAGATGGCGGCGATGCGAACATCCCGGTCGGGGTCGTCAAGAAAACCGTTGATG is a window from the bacterium genome containing:
- the glgA gene encoding glycogen synthase GlgA, with amino-acid sequence AKTGGLADVAGALPREFNRLGHDTRLVMPRYAKIKNELEPVKTGLGVNLAGERVAFDLLRDVSQGYEAWFVDCPKFFSRPGLYGEDGVDYPDNAARFAFFAKAILAAAEALNFTPDVIHCHDWQTALVPLLLKNSGRPFSSGTLFTIHNLAYMGNFPPGEALPLIGLDDGVFAAEGGLEYYGKVNYLKAGLVSADILTTVSETYAREIQTPEFGYGLEGVLRSRSADLFGVLNGIDYEIWNPAVDADLVARYSAEDPGGKTLCKADLQREYGLPERADVPLFGMVTRLADQKGLDLFEKVAEDFFARELQFVLLGTGDPKYHALFGDLAARYPEKCGVRLAYDAALAQRIYAGADLFLMPSRYEPCGLGQLIALAYGTLPLVRATGGLADTIREGENGFAFTDYVPSALFDATRRSLAAFSTRETWGGLVRRAFASRYPWSRSAERYVELFDRTLTERRRG
- the nusA gene encoding transcription termination factor NusA, which codes for MDYDFIQALEAIARNKGIEQDILYDALEAGLLAAGRRRFGEHAVISSQVDLDEGKVLVWLTKKVVRRVKDHITEISQKDARYLAGAEVVIGDELDIEVDTSDFGRSAAQTAKQVVMQRIREAERDTIFDEFKHREGTLINGIVQGDSAGGIVIDLGRTDGIMPYSERIPREQYRKGDRVKAFVLEVRKTNRSPQIILSRRHPGLVEQLFAQEIPEVADGTVVIAAIARDAGFRTKVAVRSTDPNVDAVGTCVGLRGYRIQSIVRELDQERVDLVLWDRDMLRFAKHSFNPVEVLRAEYDEINERVLVVVPDEKLSVAIGKGGRNIKLASRLVGVRIDVRSPEQYEEEKTALSAQEEQEEVVADLTCLPGVGESTAMNLFAAGFDGVETVAAASAENLSKAKGIGPKTAEKLILAAKKLLEEEGY
- a CDS encoding HEAT repeat domain-containing protein; this translates as MRLTHFAALLVGLCTLITLGCGASSDVLISAVVTAEDARARLIARDEIVKLGEEGVDIFAKLLDFPTVRNLLETQVPPARLSEMDEEAILREVTDIRVTAVRGMAAIGSVSAAQPLIDASYLPESQTENPGEPISIGEDALSIELAAQFRGEVMTALGQLSFGSEKEREGAIDLFSYGANDPDPGVRISTAGSLAALHLHESGYFIKQLAVDQVAGVRAATFSAIYAIGEYYVTHAEKALSYGDEETAALDRQNLKTLKDSVYQHCINALEDTEPSVRIPAIQALDVFDDPTAITPLMRYLSDANERVRIATVSALAGFESEEGKKAVETAAVAALGEDDPQRRMMAAMVLGRMRTGGEAMEAALLKPDELWFVKLQLINSLSNLGNKDYLATINGFLDDPDRDVRIAAICAVGSLGSAEDLDRLLRYANTDETLIPAVTHAVASIADYGELQPYLGADNDQLTRLIAIDALSMRSNSEIPAPPMLVELFGDPDIQIVRAAIDAAARYDFLDNDAELAALVARGEDDYTIYTETKSSFDDLSSSLNAIYNVKMRAASMLASFDNRAGINYFIDMLADPSVGRRLIGVACLGNIGHTRGVMPTVGLLNDGSDYVRWGAAQVLGIFADMRTTGFLGQALQDPNPWVQESAIGSLLAIGDKNTIDAVLNVLESDASPPVKVAALDFVSRMGDKRMDDEVALHLKDADDSVRYGAAVCLSRLNDESGRGLAFFTEELGSTRTLTIEPGLPHLTPFEAGIDLLAAELTGTPESQIEELATEPQEIPAWAFATQTITGEIASNDTYALLAEKALVYDYLRQGLLDNISQLRPTAYTAFEPYLKNDDPGIRQLGYAILIRIGGDKVMDRFTEQLDLFPQDAPLMIAAMDNIGDQARLRHLFSTADEPIRIMVAQRIAGWTDKRMPLIWGQIATEDQSLAVRLTVLGSLAADPTGVGRTYLTRIIESADSPPELVSAARDALAGAALTALVTTETTG